From Acidobacteriota bacterium, the proteins below share one genomic window:
- a CDS encoding uroporphyrinogen-III synthase: protein MADRPRILLTRLEGRGERLQQQLEQRGFRVERIAILTTEFVDLTDWRRMDDPELMSGGWWAFTSVAAVQSVARSGALRSVLQRSSAPDVAAVGPATGNAVRGLLGVEPRVVADPTGGSQLARQVLAADASGPSVVWFRGARATDSLRKELDAAGRTCIERIVYAVNPTAGCVTAARCLRDGDVDLWIVASSASALAILAADAGIDEGERIASHTKIVAIGEATAATLRAVGRDVAAVPTGPTDEAIVETVAALFPC from the coding sequence ATGGCTGACCGCCCCAGGATCCTCCTGACGCGGTTGGAGGGTCGTGGCGAGCGTCTCCAGCAACAACTCGAGCAGCGAGGATTTCGGGTCGAACGAATCGCCATCCTGACCACCGAGTTCGTGGATCTGACCGACTGGCGCCGCATGGACGACCCGGAGTTGATGTCCGGCGGCTGGTGGGCGTTTACCAGCGTCGCCGCCGTCCAGTCCGTGGCTCGCAGTGGGGCTCTGCGGTCGGTGCTGCAGCGATCGTCGGCACCCGACGTGGCGGCGGTCGGCCCGGCAACCGGCAATGCCGTTCGGGGTCTGCTGGGCGTCGAGCCCCGTGTGGTGGCCGACCCGACGGGTGGGTCTCAGCTGGCCCGTCAGGTTCTGGCTGCCGACGCGAGCGGTCCGTCGGTCGTCTGGTTTCGCGGTGCACGGGCGACCGATTCACTCAGGAAGGAGCTCGATGCCGCAGGGCGAACCTGTATCGAGCGAATCGTCTACGCCGTCAACCCGACCGCCGGGTGTGTGACGGCGGCCCGGTGTCTCCGGGACGGCGACGTGGATCTCTGGATCGTCGCGTCCTCGGCTTCGGCCCTGGCGATCCTCGCGGCCGATGCCGGGATCGACGAGGGCGAGAGGATCGCATCGCACACGAAGATCGTCGCGATCGGCGAGGCGACCGCCGCCACGCTGCGGGCGGTGGGCCGAGACGTTGCCGCCGTCCCGACGGGGCCGACGGATGAGGCCATCGTGGAGACCGTGGCAGCCCTTTTTCCTTGTTGA
- the gcvT gene encoding glycine cleavage system aminomethyltransferase GcvT — MPTDVRKTPLFDAHVAAGGRMVDFSGWHLPVQYSGLIDEHRAVRNAVGMFDVSHMGEARVRGPQALEFLQWVTCNDVARLRDGRAHYTGLMTEDGTFVDDLLIYRLAATEYLLVLNAANTQKDVAHLRAYLSDFDCEVIDESADWCQIAVQGPASQQVCEAACGIELAALRYYRFLNHDIQDASCIISRTGYTGEDGFEIYAPAALATSIWDGCLAAGHEHGIQPAGLGARDTLRLEAAMALYGHEIDDTTTPYQANLGWIVKPAKGEFLGSRRLADEKRRLDAGQPLERRLVGLEMSGRAIARQGYPVLDAAGERTIGIVTSGSPAPALGSNIALAHVTDDGLSTGHDVKIGVRKRVESATIVETPFYKRER; from the coding sequence TTGCCTACCGACGTTCGCAAGACACCATTGTTCGATGCCCATGTGGCCGCAGGGGGGCGCATGGTCGACTTCTCCGGGTGGCACCTCCCGGTCCAGTACAGCGGTCTGATCGACGAGCATCGGGCGGTCCGTAACGCGGTGGGGATGTTCGATGTCTCGCACATGGGCGAGGCGCGGGTTCGCGGCCCCCAGGCCCTGGAGTTCCTCCAGTGGGTCACCTGCAACGACGTCGCGCGCCTCAGGGACGGGCGAGCCCACTACACCGGCTTGATGACCGAGGACGGGACGTTCGTTGACGATCTCCTGATCTACCGGCTTGCGGCGACGGAGTATCTGCTGGTCCTCAACGCCGCCAACACGCAGAAGGACGTTGCGCATCTGCGCGCGTATCTCTCCGACTTCGACTGTGAGGTCATCGACGAGTCTGCGGACTGGTGCCAGATCGCAGTCCAGGGCCCCGCGTCGCAGCAAGTCTGCGAGGCGGCCTGCGGTATCGAGCTGGCGGCCCTTCGCTACTACCGATTCCTGAACCATGACATCCAGGACGCCTCGTGCATCATCTCTCGCACCGGCTACACCGGCGAAGACGGGTTCGAGATCTACGCGCCCGCCGCGCTGGCGACGTCGATCTGGGATGGTTGTCTTGCGGCGGGCCACGAGCACGGGATCCAGCCGGCGGGTCTCGGCGCTCGCGACACACTCCGCCTTGAGGCGGCGATGGCCCTCTATGGTCACGAGATCGATGACACGACGACGCCGTACCAGGCCAATCTCGGCTGGATCGTCAAGCCGGCGAAGGGGGAGTTCCTCGGCAGCCGTCGGTTGGCCGATGAGAAGCGGCGGCTCGATGCCGGGCAACCGCTAGAACGACGTCTGGTCGGGCTGGAGATGAGCGGTCGCGCCATTGCACGGCAGGGCTATCCGGTGCTGGATGCCGCGGGCGAGCGAACCATCGGCATCGTCACCAGTGGATCGCCTGCACCGGCGCTGGGGAGCAACATCGCGCTGGCACACGTGACCGACGACGGTCTGTCGACGGGCCACGACGTCAAGATCGGTGTGCGAAAGAGAGTGGAATCGGCGACGATCGTCGAGACGCCGTTTTACAAGAGAGAGCGCTAG
- the gcvH gene encoding glycine cleavage system protein GcvH, with protein MYPDDRKYSKEHEWILVEGDVATIGITDFAQDQLGDIVYVEVPEIDMEVSAEDVLGTIESVKAVSEIFAPLSGTVVAVNEALEDAPDKVNSEPHDGGWYCKMRIKDVTEVESLLDAAAYAELIADS; from the coding sequence ATGTATCCAGACGATCGCAAGTACTCGAAAGAACACGAGTGGATTCTTGTTGAAGGGGATGTGGCGACCATCGGTATCACCGATTTCGCCCAGGATCAGCTGGGAGATATCGTCTACGTCGAGGTGCCGGAGATCGACATGGAGGTCAGCGCCGAGGATGTGCTGGGGACCATCGAGTCGGTCAAGGCCGTCTCGGAGATCTTCGCTCCGCTGAGCGGCACGGTGGTCGCGGTCAACGAAGCACTTGAGGACGCGCCGGACAAGGTCAACAGCGAACCCCACGACGGTGGGTGGTACTGCAAGATGCGTATCAAGGACGTGACCGAGGTCGAGAGCTTGCTGGATGCCGCGGCCTACGCGGAGTTGATCGCCGACAGCTAG
- a CDS encoding Maf family protein — translation MDNLAAAGLILASASPRRRTLLESVGLRPTVMAADIDETVPNTEPPVAALRRLAEAKADAVYVQAVAANTSHRALLAADTGVLVDGRLLGKPSDAADAARMLRALRGRTHHVVTAVCLIAIERNERLVTHESTALRFRRYSDSLIAGYAASDEPKDKAGAYAIQGVGALLCEAMFGSWSNVVGLPVERLPDWFRTVGLELEAFLVDL, via the coding sequence ATGGACAACCTGGCCGCCGCGGGGCTCATCCTCGCATCGGCATCCCCCCGCAGACGGACTCTCCTGGAGAGTGTCGGACTGCGGCCCACCGTCATGGCGGCGGATATCGATGAGACGGTGCCGAACACCGAGCCGCCGGTGGCGGCTCTGAGGCGTCTGGCAGAGGCCAAGGCCGATGCGGTCTACGTCCAGGCCGTGGCGGCCAACACGTCACATCGCGCGCTGCTGGCTGCAGACACCGGCGTGCTGGTCGATGGTCGACTCCTCGGCAAGCCGTCCGACGCCGCCGATGCCGCCCGAATGCTACGGGCGCTGCGTGGCAGGACCCACCACGTGGTCACGGCGGTCTGCCTGATCGCGATCGAGCGCAACGAGCGCCTGGTGACACACGAGTCGACCGCCCTGCGCTTCCGTCGGTATAGCGACAGCTTGATTGCCGGCTACGCCGCCAGCGACGAGCCGAAGGACAAGGCCGGGGCCTACGCGATTCAGGGTGTGGGCGCACTGCTGTGCGAAGCGATGTTCGGCTCGTGGTCCAACGTCGTGGGACTACCGGTCGAGCGACTGCCCGACTGGTTCCGGACGGTTGGGTTGGAGTTGGAGGCGTTCCTCGTCGATCTCTAG
- the ruvX gene encoding Holliday junction resolvase RuvX, with the protein MPDDSPRRAMGVDYGERRIGLALSDPLGVTAQPFAVVERVGPRKDANVIGDHFEEQSVDVLVVGLPLTLSGEAGPAVDAVRQFVERVQRRLPGKRIVFWDERMTTVQAEREMITTGARREKRRQRIDSVAATLILQSWLDAES; encoded by the coding sequence TTGCCGGACGATAGCCCGCGGCGGGCCATGGGTGTGGACTACGGTGAGCGACGGATCGGTCTGGCGCTTTCCGATCCCCTGGGCGTGACCGCCCAACCGTTCGCCGTCGTCGAACGCGTCGGGCCTCGCAAGGATGCCAACGTGATCGGCGATCACTTCGAGGAGCAATCGGTCGACGTCCTCGTGGTGGGCCTGCCGCTCACGCTCTCCGGCGAGGCGGGGCCTGCCGTGGATGCCGTACGGCAATTCGTGGAGCGAGTTCAGCGTCGGCTCCCCGGCAAGCGAATCGTCTTCTGGGACGAGAGGATGACAACCGTGCAGGCGGAACGTGAGATGATTACCACCGGAGCTCGTCGCGAGAAGCGACGGCAGCGAATCGATTCCGTCGCGGCCACGCTGATCTTGCAGAGTTGGCTCGACGCAGAATCTTAG